The Hyphomicrobiales bacterium genome has a window encoding:
- a CDS encoding Peptide ABC transporter permease, with protein sequence MIRHNAQAPLDPATDAALLLRRIGFGTLALVLPLAALVSRRAAVVLVPIGIALLIIAALIEEPGRFVGSLKEAVFSRPGLILLGILAWALLSLVWSPFPAAAAEKAGNLVLAVVLGFAGLSALPERMRSSNLNLSPLGTGSAGIFALGLITIAALRHAETPPGAVERGVSIILITAWPALAWLLSRERGMSALGLALVVALLALTRFEDGETVAMLFGTVAFGAVTASRERAAQVIATIVAGLMLFAPILPFLLAPLVSALPDSADDFAQMLSIWADVIRQSPVELITGHGLDTVVRDQLRGILPQPAPATLLFETWYELGLVGAAAAAACLYFAIRAAGRMPGALAAGGVAAFTTAFALAVFGFAPLLPWWLMTLTAVVLLFGAIARGQYRTDRPAVPLPMRPTGRARPKAGDPPTA encoded by the coding sequence ATGATCCGTCACAACGCCCAAGCACCGCTCGACCCTGCGACCGACGCCGCGCTGCTGCTGCGGCGCATCGGCTTCGGCACGCTCGCGCTCGTCCTGCCTCTGGCCGCGCTGGTCTCGCGCCGCGCCGCCGTCGTGCTCGTGCCGATCGGAATCGCGCTGCTGATCATCGCCGCCCTGATCGAGGAGCCGGGCCGGTTCGTCGGCTCGCTCAAGGAAGCCGTGTTCAGCCGTCCGGGCCTGATTCTGCTCGGCATCCTGGCCTGGGCGCTGCTTTCGCTGGTCTGGAGCCCGTTTCCCGCCGCCGCGGCCGAGAAGGCCGGCAATCTGGTGCTCGCCGTCGTGCTCGGCTTTGCGGGGTTGTCCGCGCTGCCGGAGCGGATGCGCTCCTCGAACCTGAACCTGTCTCCGCTGGGCACCGGCAGCGCCGGCATCTTCGCGCTCGGGCTGATCACGATCGCGGCGCTGCGGCACGCGGAGACCCCGCCCGGCGCCGTCGAGCGCGGCGTCTCGATCATCCTGATCACGGCCTGGCCGGCGCTCGCCTGGCTTCTGTCGCGCGAGAGGGGCATGAGCGCGCTCGGCCTCGCCCTCGTCGTGGCGCTGCTGGCCCTGACGCGCTTCGAGGACGGCGAGACCGTCGCGATGCTCTTCGGCACGGTCGCCTTCGGCGCCGTCACGGCCAGCCGCGAGCGCGCCGCACAGGTCATCGCCACGATCGTCGCGGGCCTGATGCTGTTCGCGCCGATCCTGCCTTTTCTGTTGGCTCCGCTGGTATCGGCCCTGCCCGACAGCGCCGACGACTTCGCGCAGATGCTTTCGATCTGGGCGGATGTGATCCGGCAGTCGCCGGTCGAGCTCATCACCGGCCACGGTCTCGACACCGTGGTCCGCGACCAGCTCAGGGGCATCCTGCCGCAACCGGCGCCGGCCACCTTGCTGTTCGAAACCTGGTACGAGCTCGGCCTCGTCGGCGCCGCGGCCGCCGCGGCCTGCCTGTATTTCGCGATCCGCGCCGCGGGCCGCATGCCGGGCGCGCTGGCGGCCGGCGGCGTGGCGGCCTTCACCACGGCCTTCGCGCTCGCCGTCTTCGGCTTCGCTCCGCTCCTGCCTTGGTGGCTGATGACGCTGACCGCCGTGGTGCTGTTGTTCGGCGCCATCGCGCGCGGACAATACCGCACCGACCGGCCGGCCGTGCCGCTGCCCATGCGCCCGACCGGCCGGGCGCGCCCCAAGGCCGGCGACCCGCCCACGGCCTGA
- a CDS encoding L-threonine ammonia-lyase, with protein MTFAVTLADIQAAAARIAGKIRRTPTYHSAGLSARLGVETWVKVESLQLGGSFKVRGCYNKLMGLSEAELKRGIVTVSGGNHAIAVSLVARAMGARALVLMPRATPPLNIGLAQQAGGEVELCEDSVAAFAKAEDYALQGMTHVHSYDDPAIIAGHGTLGLELAADAGGRLDHVFISIGGGGFSAGVGAALKGLDPAVRLHGVETEGATTMTQALAAGQPVAIRPTSIARTLGAPFATERTIAAARQFLEEIVTVPDAEAVRELVWVLQNGRVLLEPAASCVVAAALARKDSFRPGERICLVLCGSNVALEDIARWRTEFAI; from the coding sequence ATGACGTTCGCCGTCACTCTGGCCGATATCCAGGCCGCGGCCGCGCGCATCGCCGGCAAGATCCGCCGCACGCCGACCTATCACAGCGCGGGCCTCTCCGCGCGGCTCGGTGTCGAAACCTGGGTGAAGGTCGAGAGCCTGCAGCTCGGCGGTTCCTTCAAGGTTCGCGGTTGCTACAATAAGCTGATGGGATTGAGCGAAGCCGAGCTGAAGCGCGGCATCGTCACCGTCTCAGGCGGAAATCATGCCATCGCGGTGTCGCTCGTCGCGCGCGCCATGGGCGCCCGCGCGCTCGTGCTGATGCCCAGGGCTACGCCCCCGCTCAACATCGGCCTGGCGCAGCAGGCGGGCGGAGAGGTCGAGCTCTGCGAGGATTCGGTCGCCGCCTTCGCCAAGGCCGAGGACTATGCCCTGCAAGGCATGACCCATGTTCATTCCTATGACGACCCGGCCATCATCGCCGGCCATGGAACACTCGGCCTCGAACTCGCGGCCGATGCCGGCGGCCGGCTCGACCATGTCTTCATCTCGATCGGCGGCGGCGGCTTCTCGGCCGGTGTCGGGGCGGCGCTGAAGGGGCTCGATCCCGCCGTACGCCTGCATGGCGTGGAGACCGAGGGCGCGACGACGATGACGCAGGCGCTCGCGGCCGGCCAGCCGGTCGCGATCCGCCCGACCTCGATCGCGCGCACGCTGGGGGCGCCTTTCGCGACCGAGCGCACGATCGCGGCCGCGCGGCAATTCCTCGAGGAGATCGTGACGGTGCCGGATGCGGAGGCTGTCCGCGAACTCGTCTGGGTGCTCCAGAACGGGCGCGTGCTGCTGGAGCCGGCAGCGTCCTGCGTCGTCGCCGCGGCGCTGGCGCGCAAGGACAGCTTCCGGCCCGGCGAGCGCATTTGCCTCGTGCTCTGCGGATCGAACGTCGCGCTGGAGGACATCGCCCGCTGGCGCACGGAGTTCGCGATCTAG
- a CDS encoding conserved exported hypothetical protein (Evidence 4 : Unknown function but conserved in other organisms) — protein sequence MMRRSLLLALVFGFSPVVALADIPSQKISFQPQVKGLHCLKPETIAMMSELVAKIGPVQITSTCGGRHARHSQHYSGRAVDFRPLATSPRKAAAAARSLANVGGVGTYSNGLVHADVGEREISWYGHKRSRYASASKRSRYARLARSSN from the coding sequence ATGATGCGTCGCTCGTTGTTGCTTGCGTTGGTATTCGGCTTTTCGCCCGTCGTTGCCTTGGCAGATATTCCCTCCCAAAAAATCTCCTTCCAGCCGCAGGTCAAAGGCCTGCATTGCCTGAAGCCCGAGACCATCGCGATGATGTCCGAACTCGTCGCGAAAATCGGCCCAGTCCAGATCACCTCGACCTGCGGAGGCCGGCACGCTCGCCATTCGCAGCACTATAGCGGCCGGGCGGTCGACTTCCGGCCGCTGGCGACCTCGCCGCGCAAGGCTGCCGCCGCCGCGCGCTCGCTGGCCAATGTCGGTGGCGTCGGCACCTATTCGAACGGGCTCGTTCATGCCGATGTCGGAGAGCGCGAGATCTCCTGGTACGGGCACAAGCGCAGCCGTTACGCGTCCGCCAGCAAGCGCAGCCGCTATGCGAGGCTCGCCCGAAGCAGCAACTGA
- the hipO gene encoding Hippurate hydrolase has translation MPKTDIIAALTPEITAIRRDIHRHPELMYDVHRTAGLVAEKLKEWGADEVVTGIGQTGVVGVIKGKGQGSGKVIAMRADMDALPIHEETNLEHRSTVPGKMHACGHDGHTAMLLGAAKYLTQTRDFDGTAVLIFQPAEEGGAGAKAMIDDGMITRFGIQEVYGMHNKPGVPVGKFEIRKGPAMAAADQLHIKIEGLGGHAAAPHRVNDPIVASCALVTALQTIASRNADPLDSIVVSVTALNAGEAFNVIPQTAEIKGSVRTLTPETRDLAEKRIAEIVEGVMKAFDMKYELNYRRGYPVTFNHAGQTDFATSVTKEAFGSDSINTNVPPTMGSEDFSYMLEERPGAFINIGNGDSAGLHNPAYEFNDAAIPVGVNYWASLIEISMPQRAA, from the coding sequence ATGCCCAAGACCGACATCATCGCGGCGCTGACCCCCGAAATCACCGCGATCCGCCGCGACATCCACCGCCACCCCGAGTTGATGTACGACGTCCACCGCACCGCCGGCCTCGTGGCCGAGAAGCTGAAGGAATGGGGCGCCGACGAGGTGGTCACCGGCATCGGCCAGACCGGCGTGGTCGGCGTCATCAAGGGCAAGGGCCAGGGCTCCGGCAAGGTCATCGCCATGCGCGCCGACATGGACGCGCTGCCGATCCACGAGGAGACCAATCTCGAGCATCGCTCGACCGTTCCCGGCAAGATGCATGCCTGCGGCCATGACGGCCACACCGCCATGCTGCTCGGCGCCGCCAAATACCTGACGCAGACCCGCGACTTCGACGGAACCGCCGTGCTGATCTTCCAGCCCGCGGAAGAAGGCGGCGCCGGCGCCAAGGCGATGATCGACGACGGGATGATCACCCGCTTCGGCATTCAGGAAGTCTACGGCATGCACAACAAGCCGGGCGTGCCCGTCGGCAAATTCGAGATCCGCAAGGGTCCCGCCATGGCGGCCGCCGACCAGCTCCATATCAAGATCGAGGGCCTGGGCGGGCATGCCGCGGCGCCGCATCGCGTCAACGACCCGATCGTCGCCTCCTGCGCGCTCGTCACGGCTCTGCAGACCATCGCCTCGCGCAATGCCGATCCGCTCGATTCGATCGTCGTGTCGGTGACGGCGCTCAATGCCGGCGAGGCCTTCAACGTCATTCCGCAGACCGCGGAGATCAAGGGCTCGGTGCGCACGCTGACGCCGGAGACCCGCGACCTCGCCGAGAAGCGCATCGCCGAGATCGTCGAGGGCGTGATGAAGGCCTTCGACATGAAGTACGAGCTCAACTACCGCCGCGGCTATCCGGTGACCTTCAACCATGCGGGCCAGACCGATTTCGCCACCAGCGTGACGAAGGAAGCCTTCGGTTCGGACTCGATCAACACCAACGTGCCGCCGACCATGGGCTCGGAGGACTTCTCCTACATGCTCGAGGAGCGCCCCGGCGCCTTCATCAATATCGGCAACGGCGATTCGGCGGGCCTGCACAACCCGGCCTACGAGTTCAACGACGCGGCAATCCCGGTCGGCGTGAACTACTGGGCGAGCCTGATCGAGATCTCGATGCCGCAGCGCGCGGCCTGA
- a CDS encoding FAD-dependent oxidoreductase has product MSDIDCLVIGAGVVGLAVARELALAGREVVIAEAADGIGTQTSARNSEVIHAGIYYPPGSLKARVCVAGRRKLYHYLQERGLPHKACGKLIVATSEAQKPALETIMARAQASGVDTLRWLSGAEAKAMEPEVRCEIALLSPETGVVDSHALMLSLLGECEAAGGSLALNTPITGWRREAEGFSVDFGGEDPATYSVRTVVNSAGHGAPKLLGLLDGFPAQHVPVQHYAKGNYFALTGKQPFTHLVYPVPEAAGLGIHATIDMGGRVKFGPDVEWVEHDQDLVVDPQRAEKFYAAIRTYWPALPDGALVADYAGIRPKLHGPTEPMPDFRIDGPKLHGVPELVNLLGIESPGLTSSLAIAEMVREKLA; this is encoded by the coding sequence ATGAGCGACATCGATTGCCTGGTGATCGGGGCCGGCGTCGTCGGCCTCGCGGTTGCCCGCGAGCTGGCGCTCGCCGGGCGCGAGGTCGTCATCGCGGAGGCCGCCGACGGCATCGGCACCCAGACCTCGGCGCGCAACTCCGAGGTCATCCATGCCGGGATCTATTACCCGCCCGGCTCGCTGAAGGCCCGCGTCTGCGTCGCGGGCCGCAGGAAGCTTTATCATTACCTGCAAGAGCGTGGCTTGCCGCACAAGGCCTGCGGCAAGCTGATCGTCGCTACCTCGGAGGCGCAGAAGCCGGCGCTGGAGACGATCATGGCCCGCGCGCAGGCTTCGGGCGTCGACACGCTGCGCTGGCTCTCCGGTGCCGAGGCGAAGGCGATGGAACCGGAGGTGCGCTGCGAGATCGCCCTGCTCTCACCCGAGACCGGGGTGGTCGACAGCCATGCGCTGATGCTCTCGCTGCTCGGCGAATGCGAAGCGGCCGGCGGCTCGCTCGCGCTGAACACGCCGATCACCGGCTGGCGGCGCGAGGCGGAGGGTTTCAGCGTTGATTTCGGCGGCGAAGATCCGGCGACCTATAGCGTGCGGACCGTGGTCAATTCGGCCGGCCACGGCGCGCCGAAGCTGCTCGGCCTGCTCGACGGCTTCCCGGCGCAGCATGTGCCGGTGCAGCATTATGCCAAGGGCAATTATTTCGCGCTGACGGGCAAGCAGCCCTTCACGCATCTGGTCTATCCGGTGCCGGAAGCGGCGGGCCTGGGCATCCACGCCACCATCGACATGGGCGGGCGCGTCAAGTTCGGCCCCGATGTCGAATGGGTCGAGCACGATCAGGATCTGGTCGTCGATCCGCAGCGGGCCGAGAAGTTCTATGCCGCGATCCGGACCTATTGGCCGGCCCTGCCGGATGGTGCGCTGGTCGCGGACTATGCCGGCATCCGGCCGAAGCTGCACGGACCGACCGAGCCGATGCCGGATTTCCGCATCGACGGCCCGAAGCTGCATGGCGTGCCCGAACTGGTCAACCTGCTCGGCATCGAAAGCCCGGGGCTGACCAGCTCGCTCGCGATCGCGGAGATGGTGCGCGAGAAGCTGGCGTAG
- the eda gene encoding KHG/KDPG aldolase, which produces MDETAAIARLKSCGVIPVVVIEDASRAVDLAHALVAGGIDVVEVTLRRPAAMEALAAIAKSVPKALAVAGTVVTPAQAQQVKDAGAQAVVSPGFSESVDEALRKVELPWLPGVATASDCMRAVAAGRTTAKFFPAEQAGGPPALKALSGPFPQMSFCPTGGVGLKNLGDYLALPQVICVGGSWLVPADAIASGDWNRITTLAREAKEAFLKFRG; this is translated from the coding sequence ATGGACGAGACTGCCGCGATTGCCCGGTTGAAGAGCTGCGGCGTGATCCCCGTCGTGGTGATCGAGGACGCTTCGCGGGCCGTCGATCTCGCCCATGCGCTGGTCGCGGGCGGCATCGATGTGGTCGAAGTCACGCTGCGCCGTCCGGCCGCGATGGAAGCGCTCGCGGCCATCGCGAAATCGGTCCCGAAGGCGCTGGCCGTGGCGGGCACGGTCGTCACGCCCGCCCAGGCTCAGCAGGTCAAGGATGCCGGCGCGCAGGCCGTGGTCAGCCCTGGCTTCAGCGAGAGCGTCGACGAAGCGCTGCGCAAGGTCGAGCTGCCCTGGCTGCCGGGCGTCGCAACGGCTTCGGACTGCATGCGCGCCGTTGCGGCCGGCCGCACCACGGCCAAGTTCTTCCCCGCCGAGCAGGCCGGCGGCCCGCCGGCGCTGAAGGCGCTGTCCGGTCCGTTCCCGCAAATGAGCTTCTGCCCGACCGGCGGCGTCGGCCTCAAGAATCTCGGCGATTACCTCGCCTTGCCGCAGGTGATCTGCGTCGGCGGTTCCTGGCTGGTGCCAGCCGATGCGATCGCCTCCGGCGACTGGAACCGCATCACCACGCTGGCGCGCGAGGCGAAGGAAGCGTTCCTGAAATTCAGGGGGTAG
- the pgl gene encoding 6-phosphogluconolactonase — translation MTAGPLAWHRFATLADASEALAEAVAVRLTALLAEKGRALIAVPGGTTPARFLAALGQRDLPWDKVTLLPTDERFVPPDDAASNERMIRAQFAPLADGRATFLSFHGHGGDILAAALTLNDRLVALPAIDLLVSGMGADGHIASLFPGEEAVFNAAPEGGIVIARPPGLPPRLSLSPSRLRGAGWASLLISGAAKEAVLAEAAAREAPLPVDMLLDRAQGLDVYWAKE, via the coding sequence ATGACGGCCGGGCCGCTCGCCTGGCACCGCTTCGCCACGCTGGCCGATGCTTCGGAAGCGCTGGCCGAGGCCGTTGCGGTGCGGCTGACGGCGCTGCTCGCGGAGAAGGGCAGGGCGCTCATCGCCGTGCCCGGCGGCACGACGCCGGCGCGCTTCCTCGCTGCGCTCGGGCAGCGCGATCTCCCCTGGGACAAGGTCACGCTGCTGCCGACGGACGAGCGTTTCGTCCCGCCCGACGACGCGGCCTCGAACGAGCGCATGATCCGCGCGCAATTCGCGCCGCTGGCGGATGGGCGCGCGACCTTTCTGTCCTTTCATGGTCACGGCGGCGACATCCTGGCTGCCGCGCTGACCCTGAACGACAGGCTCGTGGCGCTGCCGGCGATCGATCTGCTCGTCAGCGGCATGGGAGCGGACGGGCATATCGCCTCGCTTTTCCCGGGCGAGGAGGCGGTTTTCAATGCTGCGCCGGAGGGCGGCATCGTCATCGCCCGTCCGCCGGGCCTGCCGCCGCGGCTGTCGCTTTCGCCATCGCGCCTGCGTGGGGCCGGCTGGGCAAGCCTGCTCATCTCCGGAGCAGCCAAGGAAGCAGTCTTGGCAGAGGCTGCCGCCCGCGAGGCTCCGCTTCCGGTCGACATGCTGCTTGATCGCGCACAGGGGCTCGACGTCTACTGGGCGAAGGAGTAG
- the zwf gene encoding NADP(+)-dependent glucose-6-phosphate dehydrogenase, with amino-acid sequence MDAIVDNALRPESIPERTPVPPFDLVIFGAGGDLALRKLFPALAQRNREGVLPGESRILAVVRKEEDVEGLPKQIARRLDEEGIPKDQVEPFLRRLTTVMLDAVKPETYGALKEALGESERVRSFYLSTPPDLFIPICENLAKADILTPTSRVILEKPLGRDLASARAINDAVARILPESRTYRIDHYLGKETVQNLLVLRFANTLFERSWSSRDIDHVQITVAETVGLEQRAGYYDKSGHMRDMVQNHLMQLLTLFAIEPPNMLEAGAVREEKIKVLKALRPIVGPDVQRYTVRGQYGPGQIDGQRVRGYAEELGHGSNTETFVAIRCEVDNWRWAGVPIYLRTGKRMAQRYSEIAVTFKPVPHSIFGGGTCDRLDANRLFIRLQPNDGVQLQLMMKVPGSGRLKIVPRQLDLRYSTAFDERTPDAYERLLTDVIRGDQTLFMHRDEVEQAWAWVDPIIAGWQDYYPHPHRYAAGSWGPSQAIGLIERDSRSWADPDFIG; translated from the coding sequence ATGGACGCCATCGTGGACAACGCGCTTCGGCCCGAGAGCATTCCCGAGCGAACTCCCGTTCCGCCTTTCGATCTGGTGATCTTCGGTGCCGGCGGCGACCTCGCCCTGCGCAAGCTCTTCCCGGCGCTCGCCCAGCGCAATCGTGAGGGGGTGCTACCCGGCGAAAGCCGCATCCTCGCCGTCGTGCGCAAGGAGGAGGATGTCGAGGGGTTGCCGAAGCAGATCGCCAGGCGCCTCGACGAGGAGGGCATCCCGAAGGATCAGGTCGAGCCCTTCCTGCGCCGCCTGACCACGGTGATGCTCGATGCGGTGAAGCCCGAGACCTATGGCGCGCTGAAAGAGGCTCTGGGCGAGAGCGAGCGCGTCCGCTCCTTCTATCTCTCGACCCCGCCCGATCTTTTCATCCCGATCTGCGAGAATCTCGCCAAGGCCGATATCCTGACGCCGACCTCGCGCGTCATCCTGGAGAAGCCGCTCGGCCGCGATCTCGCCTCGGCTCGTGCGATCAACGACGCCGTCGCGCGTATTCTGCCCGAGAGCCGCACCTACCGGATCGACCATTATCTCGGCAAGGAGACGGTGCAGAACCTGCTCGTCCTGCGCTTCGCCAACACGCTGTTCGAGCGCTCCTGGTCGAGCCGCGACATCGACCATGTCCAGATCACCGTGGCCGAGACGGTGGGGTTGGAGCAGCGCGCCGGCTATTACGACAAGTCCGGGCATATGCGCGACATGGTGCAGAACCATCTCATGCAACTGCTTACCCTCTTCGCCATCGAGCCGCCGAACATGCTGGAGGCCGGCGCCGTCCGCGAGGAGAAGATCAAGGTGCTCAAGGCACTGCGTCCCATCGTCGGGCCGGATGTCCAGCGCTACACCGTGCGCGGCCAGTACGGGCCGGGCCAGATCGACGGCCAGCGCGTGCGCGGCTATGCCGAGGAACTCGGCCACGGCTCGAACACCGAGACCTTCGTCGCCATCCGCTGCGAGGTCGACAACTGGCGCTGGGCCGGCGTCCCGATTTATCTGCGCACCGGCAAGCGCATGGCGCAGCGCTATTCCGAGATCGCCGTCACCTTCAAGCCGGTGCCGCATTCGATCTTCGGTGGTGGCACCTGCGACCGGCTCGACGCCAACCGCCTCTTCATCCGTCTCCAGCCGAATGACGGCGTCCAGCTCCAGCTGATGATGAAGGTGCCGGGTTCCGGCCGGCTCAAGATCGTGCCGCGCCAGCTCGATTTACGCTATTCCACCGCCTTCGACGAACGCACGCCCGACGCCTATGAGCGCCTGCTGACCGACGTCATCCGCGGCGACCAGACGCTGTTCATGCATCGCGACGAGGTCGAGCAGGCCTGGGCCTGGGTCGATCCGATCATCGCCGGCTGGCAGGATTACTATCCGCATCCGCATCGCTACGCCGCCGGTTCCTGGGGGCCGTCGCAGGCGATCGGCCTGATCGAGCGCGACAGCCGCTCCTGGGCCGATCCGGATTTCATCGGATGA
- a CDS encoding hypothetical protein (Evidence 5 : Unknown function), with the protein MQRGKTVSLWSQPCARFVVLMGKRDVIPDKPQSGGDPETIIGRRVLRWIPGQARDDALEMPRRTGTA; encoded by the coding sequence TTGCAGCGCGGCAAAACCGTCTCACTCTGGTCGCAGCCTTGCGCTAGATTTGTGGTTCTGATGGGGAAACGCGACGTCATTCCGGACAAGCCGCAAAGCGGCGGCGATCCGGAAACCATCATAGGGCGACGCGTTCTACGATGGATCCCGGGTCAAGCCCGGGATGACGCGTTGGAAATGCCCCGGCGAACTGGCACCGCCTGA
- a CDS encoding ABC transporter, producing MTNTAISVDKLNVSFGDSHVVKDLSFNVRKGESYGLVGESGSGKSTVLRVISGLNRDWSGQVAIEGAVQPKIRDKAFYRNVQMVFQDPYGSLHPKKTIDDTLAEPLAIHGIRDAEARIGKVLSDVGLPASFRFRYPHQLSGGQRQRVAIARALVLEPSILLLDEPTSALDVSIQAEVLNLLAALRQERKLTYILVSHDLAVVGHMCERLLVMQFGRAVEEMTVETLAARQPQTAYAQQLLAASAGFRRAG from the coding sequence ATGACGAACACAGCGATCTCCGTCGACAAGCTCAACGTCTCCTTCGGCGACTCCCATGTCGTGAAGGACCTCTCCTTCAATGTCCGCAAGGGCGAGAGCTACGGCCTCGTCGGCGAGTCCGGCTCCGGCAAATCGACCGTTCTGCGCGTGATCTCGGGCCTCAACCGCGACTGGAGTGGACAGGTCGCGATCGAGGGCGCGGTACAGCCGAAAATCCGCGACAAGGCGTTCTATCGCAACGTCCAGATGGTCTTCCAGGACCCTTACGGCTCGCTGCACCCCAAGAAGACGATCGACGACACGCTGGCGGAGCCGCTCGCCATCCACGGCATCCGCGATGCCGAAGCGCGCATCGGCAAGGTGCTCTCCGATGTTGGCCTGCCGGCCTCTTTCCGCTTCCGCTATCCGCACCAGCTTTCGGGCGGCCAGCGCCAGCGCGTCGCGATCGCGCGTGCCCTCGTGCTCGAACCCTCGATCCTGCTCCTCGACGAGCCGACCTCGGCGCTCGACGTCTCGATCCAGGCAGAGGTGCTGAATCTGCTTGCCGCGCTGCGGCAGGAGCGCAAGCTGACCTATATCCTCGTCAGCCATGACCTCGCCGTGGTCGGCCATATGTGCGAGCGCCTGCTTGTCATGCAGTTCGGCCGCGCCGTCGAGGAAATGACGGTCGAGACGCTGGCCGCGCGCCAGCCGCAGACGGCCTATGCCCAGCAATTGCTCGCCGCGAGCGCGGGCTTCCGTCGCGCCGGCTGA
- the dppD gene encoding dipeptide ABC transporter ATP binding subunit DppD → MTSEQPLLEVDNLKVDFHTPTGVVRAVRGLSFTLGRERLGIVGESGSGKSMTGRAILDLIPHPGVVGADGLRFRGQDLMAMDKGARRKLRGRHISMVMQDPKFSLNPVQTVGSQIAEAYRIHRKAGSREARERSLAMLEQVQIREPARVYDLYPHEVSGGMGQRVMIAMMLIAEPEILIADEPTSALDVTVQLQILKILDDLVTERGMGLIFISHDLHLVQSFCDRVIVMYGGKVMETLPATELADPAARGRRHPYTLGLLECLPDLDHPRVKLATLNRDPAWLA, encoded by the coding sequence ATGACGAGCGAACAGCCTCTCCTCGAAGTCGACAACCTCAAGGTCGATTTTCATACGCCGACCGGCGTCGTCCGGGCCGTGCGCGGCCTCTCCTTTACACTCGGTCGCGAACGGCTCGGTATCGTCGGCGAGTCAGGTTCGGGCAAGTCGATGACCGGCCGCGCCATCCTCGACCTGATCCCGCATCCCGGCGTCGTCGGCGCTGACGGCCTGCGCTTTCGCGGTCAGGACCTGATGGCCATGGACAAGGGCGCGCGGCGCAAGCTGCGCGGCCGCCACATCTCCATGGTGATGCAGGACCCGAAATTCTCGCTCAACCCGGTCCAGACCGTCGGCAGCCAGATCGCTGAGGCCTATCGCATCCACCGCAAGGCAGGCAGCCGCGAGGCGCGCGAGCGCAGCCTCGCCATGCTGGAGCAGGTGCAGATCCGCGAGCCGGCCCGCGTCTACGACCTTTACCCGCATGAGGTTTCGGGCGGCATGGGCCAGCGCGTCATGATCGCGATGATGCTGATCGCCGAGCCCGAGATCTTGATCGCCGACGAGCCGACCTCGGCGCTCGACGTCACCGTCCAGCTCCAGATCCTGAAGATCCTCGACGATCTCGTCACCGAGCGCGGCATGGGGCTGATCTTCATCAGCCACGACCTGCATCTGGTGCAGTCCTTCTGCGACCGCGTCATCGTCATGTATGGCGGCAAGGTCATGGAGACGCTGCCGGCGACCGAGCTGGCCGATCCGGCAGCGCGCGGCCGCCGCCATCCCTACACGCTCGGCCTGCTCGAATGCCTGCCGGACCTCGACCATCCCAGGGTGAAGCTCGCCACCCTCAACCGTGACCCGGCGTGGCTGGCATGA